In Methanosarcina barkeri MS, a single window of DNA contains:
- a CDS encoding homocitrate synthase/isopropylmalate synthase family protein: protein MKENNKISIVDYTINEILRLGFNDPADFKFILSVLKKYSLDVADVSLSSLETNVVKLKTSMVKLDKKMVKFKTDDLLENLRCRVECSEQEVYKAKKLGFSKIVINISLDPFASIHDKLKLTEHVLQTVCSNNQEIYLSIDNALEFPVEEVNIVDILDPFIAEYEIKRLILGDVNGKMDPFTTYNKLNLFTDMAQCPVEYMGCNNYGMATANTLSALRAGVEYVATAVSGIGIPGVAAMEEVLMAARHLWKNEQVPNGYTIAADCENILHRAGIILPGEKAIIGKNVFAHESGIHVDGIIKNPNLYEAIKPEEVGLSRFLVIGKHSGTASLTQKFRQLDLSLSPQEAATLLDKVRHTAVLQKKPVTDAQLKTLYNLHMEAIKESNVHLSIKGEISCD from the coding sequence TTGAAGGAAAACAATAAAATTTCAATTGTGGATTATACAATAAACGAGATACTACGCCTTGGATTTAATGATCCTGCCGATTTTAAGTTTATTCTGTCTGTTTTAAAGAAGTATTCACTGGACGTGGCAGATGTTTCTTTGAGCAGTTTAGAGACAAACGTGGTCAAATTAAAGACAAGTATGGTTAAATTAGATAAAAAAATGGTTAAATTTAAGACCGATGACCTTTTGGAAAATTTAAGATGTAGAGTGGAATGTTCAGAGCAAGAGGTATACAAGGCGAAAAAGCTCGGGTTTTCAAAAATAGTAATCAATATTTCTCTGGATCCATTTGCCTCCATACACGATAAACTTAAACTAACTGAACATGTACTGCAAACAGTTTGTAGTAATAATCAGGAAATTTATCTAAGTATTGATAATGCACTGGAATTCCCAGTAGAAGAAGTAAATATAGTAGATATATTAGATCCCTTCATTGCTGAGTACGAGATAAAAAGGTTGATACTGGGCGATGTAAACGGGAAAATGGACCCTTTCACTACTTATAATAAACTTAATCTTTTCACGGATATGGCTCAATGTCCTGTTGAATACATGGGATGCAATAATTATGGTATGGCTACTGCCAATACGCTTTCAGCATTACGGGCAGGCGTTGAGTATGTCGCAACGGCAGTTAGCGGTATTGGGATTCCAGGAGTAGCAGCCATGGAAGAAGTCTTAATGGCAGCAAGGCATTTGTGGAAAAATGAACAGGTACCTAATGGTTATACTATTGCAGCAGATTGTGAGAACATTTTACACAGGGCTGGCATTATATTGCCCGGAGAAAAAGCCATTATAGGAAAAAATGTATTCGCACACGAATCCGGTATCCATGTTGACGGTATTATCAAAAATCCAAATTTATATGAAGCGATCAAGCCTGAAGAAGTTGGTCTAAGCAGGTTTTTAGTGATAGGAAAACACTCAGGAACAGCATCCTTAACACAAAAATTTCGACAACTGGATCTGTCTCTTAGTCCGCAGGAAGCAGCTACACTGCTTGATAAAGTAAGGCATACAGCGGTTCTGCAAAAAAAACCGGTGACAGATGCTCAGCTTAAAACTCTTTATAATTTACATATGGAAGCGATAAAAGAATCTAATGTCCACTTATCAATTAAAGGAGAAATCTCCTGTGATTAG
- a CDS encoding ABC transporter ATP-binding protein: MSNIMDIRDAEFSYNRKKNVFKNVNLSVEKGDVLCILGPNGTGKSTLIKCMNSLLKLKSGEILLKNKSIYSMKETELAKIIGYIPQSNSSIFAFSVLDIVLMGRTPHLSLTSVPGTKDYKIAEEALERLGILHLKNKTYTEISGGERQLVLMARAIAQQPEILLLDEPTSHLDFGNQIRTLKVIKELSKTGLSVVMTSHFPDHAFLSCNKVAIMNQGTIMETGKPEIVVTEHNMKQVYGIDVRIIDVDEHRRACIPMQIQQHVDAGFS, encoded by the coding sequence ATGAGCAATATTATGGATATTAGGGATGCAGAGTTCTCTTACAACAGAAAGAAAAACGTCTTCAAAAACGTAAACCTCTCAGTTGAGAAGGGGGACGTCCTATGTATTCTGGGGCCTAACGGGACCGGAAAATCGACTTTAATCAAATGTATGAACAGCTTGCTTAAACTGAAAAGCGGCGAGATATTACTGAAAAATAAGAGTATTTACTCAATGAAAGAAACTGAACTTGCAAAAATCATCGGATATATCCCGCAATCAAATAGTTCAATTTTTGCGTTTTCAGTTCTCGATATAGTTCTGATGGGCAGAACTCCACATTTGAGTTTAACATCTGTTCCCGGAACGAAAGATTATAAAATTGCTGAAGAGGCTCTGGAAAGGCTTGGAATCTTGCATCTAAAGAATAAAACCTACACTGAGATCAGTGGTGGTGAAAGACAGCTTGTTTTAATGGCAAGAGCAATAGCTCAACAGCCCGAAATCCTTCTCCTCGACGAACCAACATCCCATCTGGATTTTGGGAACCAGATACGAACGCTCAAAGTCATAAAGGAATTATCTAAAACTGGGCTATCGGTTGTAATGACTTCACATTTTCCAGACCACGCCTTTTTATCCTGTAATAAGGTAGCTATCATGAATCAGGGCACAATTATGGAAACAGGAAAACCGGAAATTGTTGTCACTGAACATAATATGAAACAGGTCTATGGAATTGATGTTAGAATTATAGATGTAGATGAGCATAGAAGAGCATGTATTCCTATGCAAATACAACAACATGTGGATGCAGGATTTTCCTGA